Proteins found in one Mucilaginibacter gracilis genomic segment:
- a CDS encoding phosphoenolpyruvate carboxylase: MTSVLKLSQKETAFNQEVVTRFELYNSLFLTLPFYQVKDTGILLPFFSSHCEHGAAEQLAPLEIIRSFFEKYVPDIDREERLNRLFRFIQYIERQVVLFDSIEDAAFNKLGHNDDGGGTIQGLLQQAQSRDDMRKTIGEKLNKFCLRLVLTAHPTQFYPGPVLGIMTDLSEALKHDDINTVNLLLQQLGKTPFFNKTSPTPVDEAVSLAWFLENIFYNAAASIQAKVDDQFDGDGEHQVIELGFWPGGDRDGNPNVSSKSTQEVVVHLRRSIFRCYYREFKEMKKRISFRGVTKAMNKLDEIFYQNAFNASDKPQNQKAEILQNLLTVKDVLEKDHYSLFVNLVDSMIRKVKLFGCYFATLDIRQDSRVLRNVYKYCTDNSSLKSADSSKYFDLDEAGKLKAIQFTEINYSPLDDADDMVKDTLQTIRLMKDIQLSGGEKACQRFIISNCQQASDILQLINLFLWSGWKKEQLSVDFMPLFETVNDLANAADVMELLYTHPFYKEHLQRRNNKQTIMLGFSDSTKDGGYLMANWSIYKGKVELTAMALKYGIELAFFDGRGGPPARGGGKTHRFYSSMGKEIANDNIQLTIQGQTVSSLYGSQDTAVFNMEQLVNAGIVSAMNPNVNDLLDDSHKNMISDMAEASHKKFMALREHPLFLKYLEKMSPLKLLSNINISSRPTKRNANSELKLEDLRAISFVTAWSQLKQNIPGFYGVGTALKKMKDDGHWDGLKDLYAKSGFFKTMIDNCMMSMSKSDFRITAYLASDETFGDFWKMLKDEFDLTSELLLTLTGSTVLMQEYPVERKSIAIREKIVLPLVILQHFALQQLNTLPPDDKFYAVYNKLIVRTVYGIVNAGRNLA; encoded by the coding sequence ATGACCTCGGTTTTAAAACTTAGTCAAAAAGAAACAGCTTTTAATCAGGAAGTTGTTACCCGTTTTGAATTATACAACAGCTTATTCCTTACGCTTCCTTTTTACCAGGTTAAGGATACCGGTATATTGCTACCCTTTTTTAGTTCGCACTGCGAACATGGGGCCGCCGAGCAGCTTGCACCACTGGAAATTATACGAAGCTTTTTTGAAAAGTATGTGCCCGATATTGATCGTGAGGAACGCTTGAACCGTTTGTTCCGTTTTATACAATATATTGAACGGCAGGTTGTATTGTTTGATTCGATTGAAGACGCTGCCTTTAACAAACTTGGCCATAACGACGATGGTGGCGGCACCATACAAGGCTTGTTACAGCAAGCCCAAAGCCGCGACGATATGCGTAAAACCATTGGCGAAAAGTTAAACAAATTTTGTTTAAGGCTGGTGCTAACTGCACACCCAACGCAGTTTTACCCCGGTCCGGTTTTAGGTATCATGACCGATTTAAGCGAGGCCCTAAAACACGATGATATTAATACCGTTAACCTGTTGTTACAGCAATTAGGTAAAACTCCTTTCTTTAATAAAACATCGCCAACCCCGGTTGACGAAGCTGTTAGCCTGGCCTGGTTTTTAGAAAACATATTTTACAATGCCGCAGCCTCTATACAAGCAAAGGTTGACGACCAGTTTGATGGCGACGGCGAACACCAGGTTATTGAATTAGGCTTTTGGCCCGGAGGCGACCGCGACGGTAATCCTAATGTTTCGTCAAAAAGCACTCAGGAAGTAGTTGTTCACCTGCGGAGGTCTATTTTTAGGTGTTATTACCGCGAGTTTAAAGAGATGAAAAAACGCATCAGCTTTCGCGGAGTTACCAAGGCGATGAATAAGCTTGATGAAATATTTTATCAAAACGCTTTTAACGCGAGCGATAAACCTCAAAACCAAAAAGCCGAAATACTGCAAAACCTGCTTACCGTTAAAGATGTATTGGAGAAAGACCATTACTCGCTGTTTGTAAACCTTGTTGATAGCATGATACGCAAGGTTAAGCTGTTTGGCTGTTACTTTGCCACTTTAGATATACGGCAAGATAGCCGTGTGCTACGCAATGTATATAAGTACTGCACCGATAATAGTTCGTTAAAAAGTGCGGATAGCAGCAAGTATTTTGATTTAGACGAGGCCGGCAAACTGAAAGCCATCCAATTTACCGAGATCAACTACAGCCCGTTAGACGATGCCGACGATATGGTAAAAGATACCCTGCAAACCATCAGGCTGATGAAAGATATTCAGCTATCCGGTGGCGAAAAGGCTTGCCAGCGTTTCATCATCAGCAATTGCCAGCAAGCATCAGATATATTGCAACTTATCAACCTGTTTTTATGGTCGGGATGGAAAAAAGAGCAACTCAGTGTTGATTTTATGCCACTGTTTGAAACCGTAAACGATTTAGCTAACGCTGCCGATGTAATGGAGCTTTTGTACACTCATCCGTTTTACAAAGAGCATTTGCAACGCCGCAACAACAAGCAAACCATCATGCTTGGCTTTTCTGATAGTACTAAAGATGGTGGCTACTTAATGGCAAATTGGTCGATATACAAAGGCAAAGTTGAACTTACCGCTATGGCCTTAAAATATGGAATCGAACTGGCGTTTTTTGATGGGAGAGGAGGGCCGCCGGCCCGTGGCGGCGGTAAAACGCACCGTTTTTACTCATCAATGGGTAAAGAAATAGCTAACGATAATATTCAGCTCACTATTCAGGGCCAAACTGTTAGCTCCTTATATGGCTCGCAGGATACTGCCGTGTTTAATATGGAGCAGTTGGTTAACGCCGGCATCGTATCGGCTATGAACCCCAATGTTAACGATTTATTGGACGACAGCCATAAAAATATGATTTCGGACATGGCCGAAGCCAGCCACAAAAAGTTTATGGCCTTGCGCGAGCATCCTTTGTTTTTAAAGTATCTCGAAAAAATGAGTCCGCTTAAACTCCTGTCCAACATTAACATCAGCAGCAGGCCAACCAAGCGTAACGCCAATTCGGAGTTAAAGCTTGAGGATTTGCGCGCCATTAGCTTTGTAACGGCATGGAGCCAGTTAAAACAAAATATACCGGGCTTTTATGGTGTAGGCACTGCATTAAAAAAGATGAAAGACGATGGCCATTGGGATGGTTTAAAAGATTTGTATGCTAAATCGGGATTCTTTAAAACGATGATAGATAATTGTATGATGTCGATGTCTAAGTCCGACTTCCGTATCACCGCTTACCTGGCCAGCGATGAAACATTTGGCGATTTTTGGAAGATGCTGAAAGACGAATTTGACTTAACAAGCGAATTGCTTTTAACCTTAACCGGCTCAACTGTGCTGATGCAGGAATATCCCGTTGAAAGAAAGTCCATCGCCATACGCGAAAAGATAGTATTACCGCTGGTTATTTTGCAACACTTTGCCTTGCAGCAACTTAACACCTTACCGCCCGACGATAAATTTTATGCCGTTTATAACAAACTGATAGTACGCACAGTTTATGGCATTGTTAATGCAGGCCGCAACTTAGCTTAA
- a CDS encoding FUSC family protein, whose amino-acid sequence MMKRHTREIQSFFFSQYFSDGLRISLGVLLPSLVLAQFGLLATGLTLSLGALCVSGADNPGPVMHKRNGMLICSAFMFIVAITTGFARLNVFTMGIEIVLFAFFFSMFSVYGNRAASVGTACLLIMILMMEQALQPAQILGYSATILAGSIWYTLLSITFFSIRPYRAAQQALGENMLDVAKFLRIKADFYRPETNIEDNYHKVVSQQIQVSHNQDAVRELLFKSRLVVKESTNASRILVLTFVDLVDLFEQIMATHYDYAAIHQKFEKTGILNDIARVIAHIADELDNLGFAIQANLTYKDTVNIAPELEKLKARIDELTVVEKEISNLVLKKILVNLRDMDKTIVNISKYYNSKSAELLENRAEVEYSKFVTHQDYDKHIYADNLTLSSSIFKHSLRVALVCLIGFIASKTVTHGHHSYWILLTIIVILKPGFSLTKQRNYQRLLGTIAGGAVGILVLYFVNNTTAQFVILMLFMIGAYSFQRLNYIVSVIFMTPYVLILFKFLGVGHVVEERIIDTIIGSAIAFIASYIIFPTWEFELIKTTLNDVLQANINYLMKVAESLSGKNVNTTEYKLARKDVYVYSANLSAAFERMTSEPKRRQQHIKEVHKFVVLNHILTSYIANIASAMINKPQTTQPDNLKLVKRSINILFESAKKVTPVQTEPPKIPIAVGETLPPKPEVTLDAHLLKEQLEFITKVSADIAKVTDALID is encoded by the coding sequence ATGATGAAGCGCCACACCCGAGAAATACAAAGTTTTTTTTTCAGTCAGTACTTTTCTGATGGATTGCGTATTTCGTTGGGAGTTTTATTGCCATCGCTGGTGCTGGCTCAATTTGGATTATTGGCAACCGGCCTAACGCTTTCGCTTGGTGCCCTCTGCGTAAGCGGTGCCGATAACCCCGGCCCCGTAATGCATAAACGCAATGGTATGCTTATTTGCAGTGCCTTTATGTTTATTGTTGCCATTACCACAGGTTTTGCCCGCCTAAACGTGTTTACAATGGGGATAGAGATTGTGTTATTCGCTTTCTTTTTTTCAATGTTTTCGGTTTACGGTAACCGCGCAGCATCTGTAGGTACGGCTTGTTTGCTCATTATGATATTAATGATGGAACAAGCTTTGCAACCCGCACAAATACTGGGCTACAGCGCAACCATACTTGCCGGTAGCATTTGGTACACTTTATTAAGCATAACATTTTTTAGCATTAGGCCATATCGTGCGGCACAACAAGCCCTGGGCGAAAACATGCTGGATGTTGCCAAATTTTTACGCATTAAAGCCGACTTTTACCGGCCAGAAACTAATATTGAAGATAACTATCACAAAGTAGTATCGCAGCAGATACAGGTTAGCCACAACCAGGATGCTGTTAGGGAGTTATTGTTTAAAAGCCGCCTTGTGGTAAAGGAATCTACCAATGCCAGCCGCATATTGGTACTAACCTTTGTGGACCTGGTTGATTTATTTGAACAAATAATGGCTACGCATTATGATTATGCAGCCATTCACCAAAAATTTGAAAAGACGGGAATTCTGAACGATATTGCCCGCGTAATAGCGCACATTGCGGATGAGTTGGACAATTTGGGTTTTGCCATACAGGCAAATCTAACCTATAAAGACACTGTTAATATTGCACCTGAATTAGAGAAGCTAAAGGCCCGAATAGATGAACTTACCGTGGTTGAAAAGGAAATTAGCAACCTGGTATTAAAAAAGATACTCGTTAACCTTCGCGATATGGATAAAACCATCGTGAATATATCAAAATATTACAACTCCAAATCGGCTGAGTTATTGGAGAACCGGGCCGAAGTTGAATATTCAAAATTTGTTACCCATCAGGATTACGACAAACACATTTATGCCGATAACCTAACCTTAAGTTCGTCTATTTTTAAGCATTCGTTAAGGGTAGCTTTGGTGTGTTTAATTGGCTTTATTGCCAGTAAAACTGTTACGCACGGGCACCATAGCTACTGGATACTGCTCACCATTATTGTAATTTTAAAACCTGGCTTCAGCCTTACCAAGCAGCGCAATTACCAGCGTTTGTTAGGTACTATTGCGGGCGGCGCGGTGGGTATTTTGGTTTTGTACTTTGTTAATAATACCACAGCGCAATTTGTTATTTTAATGCTGTTTATGATTGGGGCATACAGCTTTCAAAGGCTTAATTACATAGTGAGTGTAATATTTATGACGCCCTATGTGCTGATACTTTTTAAATTTTTAGGCGTGGGCCATGTTGTTGAAGAGCGGATAATTGATACCATTATAGGGTCGGCAATAGCTTTTATAGCCAGTTATATTATATTCCCTACCTGGGAGTTTGAATTGATAAAAACTACGCTTAACGACGTACTGCAAGCCAATATTAATTACCTGATGAAGGTGGCCGAATCGTTATCGGGCAAAAATGTTAATACTACCGAATATAAATTAGCCCGTAAAGACGTGTATGTGTATTCGGCAAATTTATCAGCCGCTTTTGAGAGGATGACATCCGAACCCAAACGCCGGCAACAGCATATTAAAGAAGTACATAAATTTGTAGTGCTCAATCATATCCTCACTTCGTATATAGCCAATATAGCTTCGGCAATGATTAATAAGCCACAAACCACACAGCCTGATAATTTAAAGCTGGTTAAACGCTCCATCAATATTTTATTTGAGAGCGCAAAAAAAGTAACACCCGTGCAAACCGAACCGCCTAAAATACCCATTGCGGTTGGAGAAACGTTACCGCCAAAACCCGAAGTAACACTGGATGCTCATTTGTTAAAAGAGCAATTAGAGTTTATTACCAAAGTAAGTGCCGATATTGCCAAAGTAACAGACGCTTTGATTGATTAA
- a CDS encoding PhoH family protein: MSKEVKTRGIGKRKIFVLDTSVILYDHNAFQNFQEHDVAVPIQVLEELDNMKNGNDNRNFEARSFIRLIDEFAKGNLISHWLPLNGTNKGHFKIVVDKKTDTDAVEIFGDGKVDNRILNAALSLQYENPDKKIILVSKDICLRLKAKSLDLHAEDYETGKIKNLEQLYTGKAIVNKVADTLLTQFSKNGTLNATDLEIGNFQNNHFYILHGKRKSVPAFYNGQTKQIEEIVEQPVFNIHPKNMEQSFAIHALLNPNIKLVSIQGNAGTGKTLLALAAALEQRKNFRQIFVTRPIVPLSNKDIGFLPGDVKSKIDPYMAPIWDNLKFIKDQFSDDEKMQFKIDELVANDKIAIAPLAFIRGRTLTKIFFIVDEAQNLTPHEVKTIISRAGEHTKIVFTGDIYQIDTPYLDAESNGLSYLIDKAKNHPLYAHITLQKGERSELANLAIELL; the protein is encoded by the coding sequence ATGAGCAAAGAGGTTAAAACCAGGGGCATTGGTAAACGTAAAATATTTGTACTTGATACGTCGGTTATTTTATACGACCATAATGCATTTCAAAACTTCCAGGAGCACGATGTTGCCGTGCCTATACAGGTTTTAGAAGAACTGGATAACATGAAAAACGGGAACGATAACCGCAACTTTGAGGCCCGTAGTTTTATACGCTTAATTGACGAATTTGCCAAAGGTAACCTCATTAGCCATTGGCTACCGTTAAACGGCACCAACAAGGGGCATTTTAAAATTGTTGTAGATAAAAAAACCGACACCGACGCCGTAGAGATATTTGGCGACGGCAAAGTTGATAACCGGATACTGAATGCCGCGCTAAGTTTGCAATATGAAAATCCCGACAAAAAAATTATCCTCGTATCAAAAGATATTTGTTTGAGGCTAAAAGCAAAATCGCTTGATTTGCATGCCGAAGATTATGAAACCGGTAAAATAAAAAACCTGGAGCAGCTTTATACCGGCAAGGCAATAGTTAACAAAGTTGCCGATACGCTACTTACCCAATTCTCAAAAAATGGAACCTTAAACGCCACCGACCTTGAAATTGGTAATTTTCAAAACAATCATTTTTACATACTGCATGGCAAACGCAAATCGGTTCCGGCATTTTATAATGGGCAAACCAAGCAGATTGAAGAAATTGTTGAGCAGCCTGTTTTTAATATCCATCCTAAAAATATGGAGCAGTCGTTTGCTATACATGCCTTGCTTAATCCCAATATAAAACTAGTAAGCATACAGGGCAATGCAGGTACCGGTAAAACGCTGCTGGCCCTTGCCGCCGCACTGGAACAGCGTAAAAACTTTAGGCAAATATTTGTTACGCGCCCAATTGTGCCGCTTAGTAATAAAGATATAGGTTTTTTACCGGGTGATGTAAAATCGAAGATAGACCCTTATATGGCTCCTATATGGGATAACCTCAAGTTTATTAAAGACCAGTTTAGTGATGATGAAAAGATGCAGTTTAAAATTGACGAACTTGTTGCCAACGATAAAATAGCCATTGCCCCCTTGGCTTTTATTAGAGGCCGCACTTTAACCAAAATATTTTTTATTGTAGACGAAGCCCAGAATTTAACACCCCACGAAGTTAAAACCATTATATCGAGGGCGGGAGAACACACCAAAATTGTATTTACAGGCGATATTTACCAAATAGACACGCCATACCTTGATGCCGAAAGTAACGGTTTATCATACCTTATAGATAAGGCAAAAAATCACCCCCTATACGCCCACATAACCTTGCAAAAAGGGGAGCGGAGCGAATTGGCCAATTTAGCTATCGAACTTTTATAG
- a CDS encoding VOC family protein has translation MPIIHPYLTFPGNAEEAFNFYKSVFGGEFTMIQRYKDISGSDNLGPEDADKVMHIGLPIGNGNILMASDAVASMGKGQYTLGDNYSLSLGAQSEDEADRLFNGLSAGGQVTMPLQKTFWGAYFGMWTDKFGMQWMVNYDYNEQQ, from the coding sequence ATGCCAATTATTCACCCTTACTTAACTTTTCCGGGTAATGCCGAGGAAGCTTTCAATTTTTACAAGTCTGTTTTTGGCGGTGAGTTTACAATGATACAACGGTATAAAGACATTTCCGGATCAGACAACTTAGGACCCGAAGATGCGGACAAAGTAATGCATATTGGCCTGCCTATTGGTAACGGCAATATTTTAATGGCTAGCGACGCTGTTGCATCTATGGGGAAGGGGCAATACACTTTAGGCGACAACTACTCTTTATCGCTGGGTGCGCAAAGTGAAGACGAAGCTGACAGGCTTTTTAATGGCCTATCTGCCGGTGGACAAGTAACCATGCCCTTGCAAAAAACCTTTTGGGGCGCATATTTTGGTATGTGGACAGACAAATTTGGCATGCAGTGGATGGTAAATTACGATTATAACGAACAGCAATAA
- a CDS encoding DoxX family protein — MKIAYIIVRSLLGALLLFASVSYFFHLMKEPVPSADVKTYMTGISLVHIMSIVKAIELVCGLLFVIGRYNTLAAVVIFPILINIALFNAYLGPSNLPMSIALILADLFVAYYYRNNYKTLFAAK; from the coding sequence ATGAAAATCGCTTACATTATTGTACGTTCGTTACTTGGTGCCCTGCTTTTGTTTGCCTCAGTATCTTATTTTTTTCACTTAATGAAGGAACCCGTACCATCAGCGGATGTTAAAACTTATATGACGGGGATCAGCCTGGTGCATATCATGAGTATTGTAAAAGCTATCGAACTTGTTTGTGGCCTATTGTTTGTTATTGGGCGGTATAACACCTTAGCTGCGGTTGTAATATTCCCTATTCTTATTAACATCGCGCTGTTTAATGCTTACCTGGGCCCGTCGAACTTGCCAATGTCTATAGCCTTAATTTTAGCCGACTTGTTTGTAGCTTACTACTATCGCAATAATTATAAAACTTTGTTTGCTGCAAAATAG
- a CDS encoding serpin family protein, with protein sequence MIRKSLLPALCLLLLLFSACKKNNPSVEQGVDLELTTTEQQKVLADNSFSFKLLKKVSADASFNDNLMISPLSVSFAMAMANNGSAGQTFTDINSTMNFNGFTPDQVNNYYNKLITGLPKVDPGTILKVANSVWYTQTLPVLPQFTQTNSTLYQAKVQSVDFGAAATKDMMNQWVSDQTNGKIPNLVDKTDALDVMYLINALYFKGTWDNRFNPASTHQQAFYLANNNTIQTDFMSGVVHYNSYINNDVHVFELPYNNKKFNMVIIMPITTTVQSLVSTLDSAKWQSLTSQLHANNGNLNIPKFKFSYGLPLNNALIGLGMGNAFSPLANFTRISATGNLQITKVQHKTFIEVNEDGTEAAAATSVEIGVGAPAPTNNTIDRPFFFAIREVKTGLILFTGVLNNPLLAGN encoded by the coding sequence ATGATACGCAAAAGTTTACTCCCTGCTTTGTGCCTTTTATTATTGTTGTTTTCGGCATGTAAAAAAAACAACCCTTCGGTTGAACAAGGTGTTGATTTGGAACTCACAACTACCGAACAACAAAAAGTTTTAGCCGATAATTCATTTTCGTTTAAACTGTTAAAAAAAGTATCGGCAGATGCATCGTTTAACGATAACCTGATGATATCGCCTTTGAGCGTAAGTTTTGCAATGGCCATGGCAAACAATGGCAGCGCGGGCCAAACCTTTACCGATATTAACAGCACCATGAATTTTAATGGTTTTACACCAGACCAGGTAAATAACTATTACAACAAACTTATAACAGGCTTGCCCAAGGTAGACCCCGGCACCATTTTAAAAGTTGCTAATTCGGTTTGGTATACCCAAACATTACCTGTTTTGCCACAGTTTACACAAACCAATAGCACGCTGTATCAGGCAAAAGTACAATCGGTAGATTTTGGCGCGGCGGCTACAAAAGATATGATGAACCAGTGGGTGAGCGACCAAACCAATGGTAAGATCCCAAATCTTGTAGACAAAACCGATGCATTAGATGTGATGTATCTTATCAATGCACTTTATTTTAAAGGCACCTGGGACAATCGTTTCAACCCGGCCTCAACCCACCAACAGGCGTTTTATCTGGCAAACAACAATACCATTCAAACCGATTTTATGAGCGGTGTGGTACATTATAACAGCTATATTAATAATGACGTGCATGTTTTTGAATTACCCTATAACAACAAAAAATTTAACATGGTAATTATTATGCCCATCACCACAACGGTACAAAGTTTGGTGAGCACTTTAGATTCGGCTAAATGGCAATCTTTAACATCACAGTTACATGCAAATAATGGCAATCTCAATATCCCAAAATTCAAATTCAGCTATGGGCTCCCGCTTAATAATGCCTTAATTGGGCTTGGTATGGGCAACGCCTTTTCGCCTTTAGCCAATTTTACGCGCATTAGCGCTACCGGCAACCTGCAAATAACAAAAGTGCAGCACAAAACATTTATAGAAGTAAATGAAGATGGTACCGAAGCCGCAGCAGCAACATCTGTAGAAATTGGCGTTGGCGCCCCCGCCCCAACCAATAACACTATTGACAGGCCTTTCTTTTTTGCTATCAGGGAAGTAAAAACAGGTTTAATATTATTTACGGGTGTATTAAACAACCCATTATTAGCCGGCAATTAA
- a CDS encoding organic hydroperoxide resistance protein yields the protein MEKLYTAVVTAKGGRNGHIKSADGVIDLELKAPKEMGGEDGYANPELLFAGAWGSCYLGALGSVGKRDGVDVSEATVDVHVGFNKESETAYALSAELHVHIPGIDTDKAQKLADAAHKGCPYSKATRGNIDVKIIAE from the coding sequence ATGGAAAAATTATATACCGCTGTAGTTACAGCAAAAGGTGGCCGCAATGGCCATATTAAATCGGCAGATGGTGTTATTGATTTGGAGCTGAAGGCCCCTAAAGAAATGGGAGGCGAGGATGGCTATGCAAACCCCGAGCTGTTGTTTGCCGGTGCCTGGGGTAGTTGTTACTTAGGCGCGCTTGGCTCGGTTGGGAAGCGCGACGGTGTTGATGTCTCGGAAGCTACTGTTGATGTGCATGTTGGCTTTAATAAAGAGAGTGAAACGGCTTACGCCCTATCTGCCGAACTACACGTCCACATACCCGGTATTGACACGGATAAGGCTCAAAAACTTGCCGACGCAGCGCACAAGGGTTGCCCCTACTCTAAAGCAACACGTGGCAATATCGACGTTAAAATTATAGCCGAATAA
- a CDS encoding 5' nucleotidase, NT5C type — MKQQRKSVAIDMDNVIADIEEQAIIWYERELGVRIPKEAMHGIPEKDAFPDQEALFRFIHAPGFFRTAPVIAGAIEALQRLMLNFDVYIVSAAMEFPLSLYEKHQWLAEHFAFISWHNIVFCGDKSIIHTDYLIDDHPKNLDFCRGKAIMFTAGHNRNHTQYNRVNSWAEAIELLESEL, encoded by the coding sequence ATGAAACAACAAAGAAAATCGGTTGCCATTGATATGGACAACGTTATAGCCGATATTGAAGAACAAGCCATTATTTGGTATGAACGGGAATTGGGCGTGCGTATACCCAAAGAAGCCATGCACGGAATCCCCGAAAAAGACGCCTTTCCCGACCAGGAAGCTCTGTTCCGATTTATACACGCGCCAGGCTTTTTCCGCACGGCACCAGTTATTGCCGGCGCAATTGAGGCTTTGCAAAGGCTGATGCTTAATTTTGATGTTTATATTGTATCGGCAGCCATGGAATTTCCGCTTTCGTTATACGAGAAGCACCAGTGGCTTGCAGAGCATTTTGCCTTTATCAGCTGGCACAATATTGTTTTTTGTGGAGATAAAAGTATAATCCATACCGATTATTTGATTGACGATCACCCAAAAAATCTGGATTTTTGCCGCGGCAAAGCTATTATGTTTACAGCCGGCCATAACCGCAACCATACCCAATACAACAGGGTTAATAGCTGGGCCGAAGCTATTGAATTGCTGGAAAGCGAATTATAA
- a CDS encoding TIGR04282 family arsenosugar biosynthesis glycosyltransferase produces the protein MLTYYAMKKSAIIIFIKNPDLGRVKKRLAKTVGDDKALEVYRQMLSHAQLITKTLSTDKFLYYDRAVDKNDNWPNDIYIKKKQVGLDMHQRIANAFAEVFKLGYQHVIIIGSDCLELDERIIRLAFRQLEHFDSALGPTKDGGFYLLGMNGFYPEVFKAKGWGSPNLSVEILKIIQHLNKTCFTLSELAGIVTVEDLNGNINILVR, from the coding sequence ATGTTAACCTATTATGCCATGAAAAAAAGCGCCATCATTATTTTTATAAAAAACCCCGACTTGGGCCGGGTGAAAAAACGGCTCGCTAAAACAGTTGGCGATGATAAAGCGCTTGAAGTTTATAGGCAGATGCTTAGTCATGCCCAACTTATCACCAAAACATTAAGTACTGATAAGTTTTTATACTATGACAGAGCGGTAGATAAAAACGACAACTGGCCAAACGATATTTATATTAAGAAAAAGCAGGTAGGTTTAGATATGCACCAGCGCATTGCCAACGCATTTGCTGAGGTATTTAAGTTAGGTTACCAACATGTAATTATTATAGGTAGTGATTGCCTTGAATTGGATGAACGCATTATTAGGTTAGCATTTAGGCAACTGGAACATTTTGACAGTGCGCTTGGCCCCACTAAAGATGGTGGCTTTTATCTGCTTGGAATGAATGGATTTTACCCCGAGGTATTTAAAGCGAAAGGCTGGGGAAGCCCCAATTTAAGTGTAGAAATATTAAAAATAATTCAGCATTTAAATAAAACCTGCTTCACACTTTCTGAACTGGCGGGCATAGTAACTGTTGAAGATTTGAATGGAAATATAAATATTTTAGTTAGATAA
- a CDS encoding IS982 family transposase — MHSIKSNFDKILCVLRQVLGEDSPIFKKQVKPGPKTTFSDIEIIALACTAESMGHTSENYFFALLSKKDFPGLLSRRQYNDRRRKLKVQIEEVRKQVLSQIVTAQQVFIVDSMPLRLCRFARKNWVKIGAQHHYIKPNVGYCASQDEYYFGYKLHAVCSFEGAVQFFDVTPASYHDVNYLDSIGERFNETRKNNKDYIRLIADKGYTSQSYKKTLKEESKISLLYDSKANAKIENISFIPEPYRNKRKRIETVFSQLADQFRIQQNYAKTLVAYFTRIWSKLLSMTILNYINQKTNKPVSKIKYALM; from the coding sequence ATGCATTCTATTAAGTCAAATTTCGACAAGATATTATGCGTTCTAAGACAGGTCTTAGGCGAAGACTCTCCTATTTTTAAAAAACAAGTTAAACCTGGCCCTAAAACTACTTTCTCTGATATTGAAATAATTGCGCTGGCTTGTACGGCAGAAAGTATGGGCCATACCAGCGAAAACTATTTCTTCGCCCTACTTAGCAAAAAAGATTTTCCAGGTCTTCTTAGCAGACGACAATACAACGATAGAAGGCGAAAGCTAAAAGTTCAGATAGAGGAAGTACGAAAACAAGTACTTTCGCAGATCGTCACCGCTCAACAGGTTTTCATAGTCGATTCTATGCCTTTAAGACTATGTAGGTTCGCTCGAAAGAATTGGGTTAAGATTGGTGCCCAACATCATTACATTAAGCCTAACGTAGGCTATTGCGCTTCGCAGGACGAATATTACTTCGGATATAAGTTACACGCTGTATGTTCCTTTGAGGGCGCTGTCCAGTTTTTTGATGTTACTCCGGCATCATATCACGATGTTAACTATTTAGATAGTATTGGCGAAAGATTTAATGAAACCCGAAAAAATAACAAAGATTATATCCGACTCATTGCAGACAAAGGATATACCAGCCAGTCTTATAAAAAAACACTAAAGGAAGAATCTAAAATTAGCCTCCTTTACGATTCTAAAGCAAATGCGAAAATAGAAAACATCTCATTTATCCCAGAGCCATACAGAAATAAACGTAAAAGGATTGAAACTGTATTTTCACAACTTGCAGATCAGTTTAGAATACAGCAAAATTATGCTAAAACACTGGTAGCCTACTTTACCAGGATATGGTCAAAACTATTGTCTATGACTATCCTAAATTACATTAACCAAAAAACCAATAAGCCGGTTAGTAAAATTAAATATGCATTGATGTAA